The following are encoded together in the Geobacter sulfurreducens PCA genome:
- a CDS encoding IS3 family transposase ISGsu7 yields the protein MEKDVSVSGAAEGERSSTGAAPEVKRWSANRKKEVVLRLMRGEPIDALSRELGIEIYRLEEWHQKALQGIESALKAREGDPLAAELDAAFKRIGEITMENELLREKARRAHPLAQRRSKK from the coding sequence ATGGAAAAGGATGTCAGTGTCTCCGGTGCGGCGGAAGGAGAGCGTAGCTCGACTGGAGCAGCACCGGAAGTCAAACGTTGGAGCGCCAACCGCAAAAAGGAGGTTGTCCTGCGGTTGATGCGCGGTGAACCAATCGATGCCTTGTCCCGTGAGTTGGGCATCGAAATCTATCGCCTGGAAGAGTGGCATCAGAAAGCACTCCAGGGGATAGAATCTGCTCTCAAGGCTCGTGAAGGTGATCCGTTGGCAGCGGAACTCGATGCAGCCTTCAAGCGCATCGGTGAGATCACCATGGAAAACGAGCTACTGCGGGAGAAAGCGAGGCGTGCCCACCCTTTGGCCCAGAGGAGATCGAAGAAATGA
- a CDS encoding acetoacetate decarboxylase family protein, with the protein MLKGYTLPRTPRGTSSLAPLPPWHYVGNAIAVEFDAAPTAAAAFLPEGLELHSGRCAAYFVEWQYASDTGEEYLDPIRSQYRETIILLSASFEGAPVAYCPFIWVDQDVSLMRGLVQGWPKQIGSTWITRAYDLPSKAAPVVGPGGRFGATLSAKDRRLLEAQVTLREVTETLPSPGFAKAVNTRYFPELVAGKHDSPAVHELVQLKSRDVRVSPVWKGDAALKIFDHPYLELPDLKPASVLAGYRFSFALTVDDLIPLRDLRADTQAADDRATAVE; encoded by the coding sequence ATGCTCAAAGGGTACACCCTTCCCCGCACGCCGCGCGGCACCTCAAGTCTTGCTCCCCTGCCGCCCTGGCACTATGTCGGCAATGCGATTGCGGTTGAATTCGATGCCGCCCCCACGGCAGCCGCCGCTTTTCTGCCCGAGGGGCTCGAACTGCATTCGGGGCGCTGCGCCGCGTATTTTGTTGAATGGCAGTACGCGAGCGATACCGGCGAGGAATATCTGGACCCGATTCGCAGCCAATACCGGGAGACCATCATCCTGCTTTCGGCGAGCTTCGAGGGAGCGCCGGTCGCCTACTGCCCCTTTATCTGGGTGGATCAGGACGTGTCCCTGATGCGCGGCCTGGTGCAGGGTTGGCCGAAGCAGATCGGATCAACCTGGATCACCAGGGCGTACGATCTGCCGTCAAAGGCCGCTCCCGTGGTGGGGCCGGGCGGCAGGTTCGGGGCAACGCTGTCGGCGAAGGACCGGCGGTTGCTCGAAGCGCAGGTGACGCTGCGCGAGGTGACCGAGACCTTGCCTTCGCCCGGGTTCGCCAAGGCGGTGAACACCCGCTACTTTCCGGAGCTTGTGGCGGGGAAGCATGACAGCCCGGCCGTGCACGAGCTGGTGCAGCTGAAATCGCGCGATGTGCGGGTCTCTCCCGTCTGGAAGGGAGATGCCGCGCTGAAGATCTTCGATCACCCCTATCTGGAGCTGCCCGACCTGAAGCCGGCCTCGGTCCTGGCCGGGTATCGCTTCTCGTTCGCCCTCACCGTCGACGACCTGATTCCGCTGCGCGACCTGCGGGCAGACACCCAAGCGGCCGACGACAGGGCCACGGCGGTGGAATGA
- a CDS encoding helix-turn-helix domain-containing protein, whose amino-acid sequence MPSSQNRTYLPATREATELLGKLIRLERRERRMSEAELAGRAGIARRTLQRIERGDPGCAIGLFFELAVLVGVTLFDSDDRSTITMHLDRVNDRLAVLPSRIRSSTKVHDEF is encoded by the coding sequence ATGCCATCATCACAAAACAGAACGTACCTCCCTGCTACCCGCGAGGCGACGGAACTCCTCGGCAAGCTAATCCGACTGGAGCGGCGGGAGCGCAGGATGTCTGAGGCCGAGTTAGCCGGACGCGCTGGTATAGCCCGCCGGACATTGCAAAGAATCGAACGCGGCGATCCTGGGTGTGCAATCGGATTATTTTTCGAACTGGCTGTCTTAGTGGGGGTGACGTTGTTTGACTCTGACGACCGTTCCACTATTACTATGCATTTAGATCGGGTGAACGACAGGCTCGCAGTCCTGCCCAGCCGGATCAGGTCTTCGACAAAGGTTCATGATGAATTCTAA
- a CDS encoding transposase codes for MARIARVIATGIPHHVTQRGNRRMPTFFNDEDYRAYIALLGEWCRKCGVDIWAYCLMPNHVHLIAVPETDDGLRRGIGEAHRRYSRMINFRENWRGHLWQGRFASFPMDESYLLAAARYVEMNPVRARLTPKAALWPWSSARAHLDRMDDELVKVAPLLELVGDWSLFLAGTGEEDQLNDIRKHERTGRPLGTEEFVERLESALERPLKKGKPGPKGNDN; via the coding sequence ATGGCCAGAATTGCACGCGTCATAGCAACGGGAATTCCCCATCATGTTACGCAACGGGGCAACCGAAGAATGCCAACATTCTTCAATGATGAGGATTACCGAGCATATATCGCTCTGCTCGGCGAATGGTGCCGGAAATGTGGCGTAGATATCTGGGCGTACTGCCTTATGCCGAACCACGTTCATCTTATTGCTGTCCCAGAAACCGATGACGGCTTGCGTCGCGGGATCGGCGAGGCACACCGGCGATATAGTCGCATGATCAACTTCCGTGAGAACTGGCGCGGCCATCTCTGGCAAGGGCGTTTTGCCTCGTTTCCAATGGATGAATCCTATCTTCTCGCTGCCGCTCGCTATGTAGAAATGAACCCGGTACGCGCCCGCTTGACGCCGAAAGCTGCGTTGTGGCCCTGGAGTAGTGCTCGGGCGCACCTTGACCGGATGGACGATGAACTGGTCAAGGTTGCGCCTCTATTGGAATTGGTTGGAGACTGGAGTCTGTTTCTTGCCGGAACAGGAGAAGAAGATCAGTTAAACGATATCCGAAAACACGAGCGAACCGGCAGACCTCTTGGAACAGAAGAATTTGTCGAACGTCTGGAATCGGCCCTTGAACGCCCGTTAAAGAAAGGGAAGCCGGGACCAAAAGGTAATGATAATTAA
- a CDS encoding lipoprotein: MPYRKLLLIGLCLVLLCGCRHGSASVPKEDSNDLDVHGADVNGLDDPLESKVEITTGSKGLMFSLRGGQFYRGYFDKKSKIPTYQLYVRFHSNQWMNWDTAKYLTLDGLKESPVIRVGTDVKCSQYSCGHYEDVILKLDRSTLDKWKTTNTTVRFSSSTVTGSSDIELDSEDTTNFINAMDAVEAYYSRSISK, translated from the coding sequence ATGCCGTACAGGAAATTATTATTAATAGGGTTATGTCTCGTTTTGCTGTGTGGTTGTAGGCACGGCAGTGCTTCTGTACCTAAAGAGGACAGTAACGATTTGGATGTTCACGGAGCAGATGTTAATGGGCTTGATGACCCGCTAGAAAGTAAAGTTGAAATTACAACTGGCAGTAAAGGACTAATGTTCTCTCTTAGGGGCGGGCAATTTTACCGTGGCTACTTTGACAAAAAATCAAAAATACCTACATACCAACTATACGTTAGATTCCATAGCAATCAATGGATGAATTGGGACACTGCGAAGTATCTCACCTTAGACGGATTGAAAGAGTCGCCTGTTATACGAGTCGGGACAGATGTTAAGTGCAGTCAATATAGCTGTGGGCATTATGAAGACGTAATTTTAAAACTTGACCGATCAACACTTGATAAATGGAAAACAACAAATACAACTGTTAGGTTTTCTTCTTCTACTGTAACTGGTAGTAGTGATATTGAACTTGATAGTGAAGACACCACAAATTTCATTAATGCAATGGATGCTGTTGAGGCTTATTATTCTAGATCAATTTCAAAATGA
- a CDS encoding tetratricopeptide repeat protein: protein MKRTITLILFCILAQNVTMNYCFADVLSEAYTYFKNKNYDNALPLLENLVTEGNLDAYNLLGTMYKKGYSVPQNPNKAIELYEFAAKKGHAGAQYNLGLMYESGSGILQDYSQAIKWYKLAAIQNDSGALNNLGHIYHNGLGVKKNMKEACNYYGKAAAMGDALGKCNMAGCYAQGEGVKKDYKKAKVLAKEGYEQGEAACSEVWDIFELAKH, encoded by the coding sequence ATGAAGCGCACTATCACTTTAATATTATTTTGTATTTTAGCTCAGAATGTAACGATGAACTATTGTTTCGCCGATGTTCTTTCCGAAGCATATACATATTTCAAAAACAAAAATTACGATAATGCCTTACCATTACTAGAAAATCTTGTAACAGAAGGAAATCTCGACGCTTATAATTTGCTAGGAACAATGTACAAAAAAGGATATTCAGTACCACAAAATCCTAATAAAGCAATTGAGTTATATGAGTTTGCCGCAAAGAAAGGGCATGCAGGAGCACAATATAACCTAGGACTAATGTATGAATCTGGCTCCGGTATATTGCAGGATTATTCTCAAGCCATAAAATGGTATAAACTCGCAGCTATTCAAAACGATTCTGGTGCGTTAAACAATTTAGGCCATATTTATCACAATGGATTAGGTGTTAAGAAAAATATGAAAGAGGCATGCAATTATTACGGTAAAGCAGCCGCAATGGGTGACGCGTTGGGCAAATGTAATATGGCTGGATGCTATGCTCAAGGCGAAGGTGTAAAGAAAGATTATAAGAAAGCAAAAGTTCTTGCAAAAGAGGGCTATGAACAAGGTGAAGCGGCTTGTAGTGAGGTCTGGGATATTTTTGAACTAGCAAAACACTAG
- a CDS encoding type II toxin-antitoxin system HipA family toxin gives MNSNLTELYVWIWLPNETEPVVAGRLAAQGRTYIFNYGRSYLERHNAIPIYDAELPLTSGVIPLVAGLTMPGCLRDASPDAWGRRVILNKRFGKTALQIDPGSIDELSYLIESGSDRIGALDFQRSPTEYIPRLASGAPLEELIKAAELVEKGVPLTPELAQALQHGTSIGGARPKALVQSDNHKFIAKFSTSTDLYSVVKAEFIAMKLALMAGLHVAPVNLLQVAGKDVLMVERFDRVAAPAGWQRKGIVSALTMLQLDEMMARYASYHDLANLVRQRFMRAPSTLRELFSRLAFNILIGNTDDHARNHAAFWDGRMLQLTPAYDICPQSRTGRTASQAMQISDGQNSSQITTCLKAAPHFLLNEAEAGLIIEGQIRCIEENWPTICEEADLSEIDRNLMWRNQVLNPFAFEGLEGSSLERLAKKYR, from the coding sequence ATGAATTCTAATCTAACAGAGCTATATGTCTGGATCTGGCTTCCGAACGAGACAGAACCGGTTGTTGCAGGGAGACTCGCGGCGCAGGGGCGGACCTACATCTTTAACTATGGCCGCAGCTACTTGGAACGCCACAATGCCATACCTATTTACGACGCCGAGTTGCCGCTGACGTCCGGCGTCATCCCCCTCGTTGCAGGACTCACTATGCCGGGGTGCTTGCGTGACGCATCCCCCGATGCGTGGGGGCGTCGGGTAATTCTGAATAAAAGGTTTGGTAAAACAGCCTTACAGATTGACCCGGGGAGTATTGATGAACTGAGCTATCTGATCGAGTCCGGCTCAGATCGGATAGGAGCGCTCGATTTCCAACGTTCTCCAACGGAGTACATACCCAGGCTTGCTTCCGGCGCTCCCTTGGAAGAGCTGATCAAGGCCGCCGAATTGGTCGAAAAGGGAGTGCCGCTCACTCCTGAACTTGCTCAAGCGCTGCAGCATGGCACCTCTATTGGCGGGGCACGGCCGAAAGCATTGGTGCAAAGCGACAATCACAAGTTTATTGCCAAATTTTCTACTTCAACCGACCTTTACTCAGTTGTTAAAGCCGAGTTTATCGCCATGAAGCTGGCGCTTATGGCTGGTTTGCACGTGGCCCCGGTGAACCTTTTGCAAGTAGCCGGCAAGGACGTTTTAATGGTGGAGCGATTTGATCGCGTTGCTGCGCCTGCCGGTTGGCAACGGAAAGGGATCGTTTCCGCATTGACGATGCTGCAGCTGGACGAGATGATGGCACGGTATGCGAGCTATCATGATTTGGCGAATTTGGTGCGGCAACGATTCATGCGTGCCCCGTCAACGCTGAGAGAACTCTTTTCCCGCCTTGCCTTCAACATCTTAATCGGCAACACCGACGACCACGCCCGTAACCATGCTGCTTTTTGGGATGGTCGCATGCTGCAGCTTACCCCTGCTTACGACATTTGCCCGCAGTCGCGGACCGGGCGGACAGCATCGCAGGCAATGCAGATTTCAGACGGCCAAAACTCAAGCCAGATTACCACCTGCCTGAAAGCGGCTCCACACTTCCTGCTCAACGAAGCAGAGGCGGGCCTGATCATTGAAGGGCAGATCCGTTGTATTGAGGAGAACTGGCCAACGATTTGTGAAGAAGCGGACTTAAGCGAGATTGACCGCAATCTGATGTGGAGAAATCAGGTGCTTAATCCCTTTGCCTTTGAAGGGTTAGAGGGCAGTTCGCTCGAGAGGTTAGCAAAGAAGTACCGTTAA
- a CDS encoding IS3 family transposase gives MSATISPATGKAYGVQRVCLAWGVPRSSFYSRAGRKTLPAVLLKRGPKTPLSDDEVLSLIRTDLETSPFVGEGHRKVWGRLRFVKGIKVGRKRVLRLMRENNLLSPHRVVQGQPKDHAGKIITAAPNVMWGTDGTKIFTLEEGWCWLFTAVEHWNAECVGWHVTKNGDRFAALQPLAMGIKARFGSVGAAAARGLALRMDHGSQYLSEHFQNQIKFWGIAPSFSFVAEPQTNGVTERFNRTIKEQVIYGRHYRTIEEVRMAVADFMDRYNRLWLVEKLGFRSPRQAFEEYQLKKAA, from the coding sequence ATGAGTGCTACGATCTCCCCTGCCACCGGTAAAGCCTATGGCGTTCAGCGCGTCTGCCTTGCCTGGGGAGTGCCCCGCTCGTCGTTCTATAGCCGTGCAGGCAGAAAAACATTGCCTGCTGTACTGCTCAAGCGTGGTCCAAAAACACCGCTCTCTGACGACGAGGTACTTTCTCTCATCCGGACCGACCTGGAGACATCCCCCTTTGTCGGCGAAGGGCACCGTAAGGTCTGGGGACGACTACGCTTCGTCAAAGGGATAAAAGTCGGCCGCAAACGAGTGTTGCGTCTCATGCGGGAGAACAATCTGCTCTCCCCTCACCGGGTTGTTCAGGGACAGCCCAAGGACCACGCCGGCAAGATCATCACGGCGGCCCCCAACGTCATGTGGGGTACCGATGGCACCAAGATCTTCACCCTGGAAGAAGGGTGGTGCTGGTTGTTTACCGCCGTCGAGCATTGGAATGCCGAGTGCGTCGGTTGGCATGTGACCAAGAATGGCGACCGGTTTGCCGCATTGCAGCCGCTCGCCATGGGAATCAAGGCCCGTTTCGGCTCGGTCGGTGCCGCTGCTGCTCGAGGGTTGGCACTGAGGATGGATCACGGCAGCCAATACCTCTCAGAGCATTTCCAGAATCAGATCAAGTTCTGGGGAATTGCCCCAAGTTTCTCATTTGTTGCCGAACCGCAGACCAACGGGGTGACGGAACGGTTTAATCGGACTATCAAAGAGCAGGTCATCTATGGCCGCCATTACCGCACAATCGAAGAAGTAAGGATGGCAGTAGCTGACTTCATGGATCGTTACAACCGGCTGTGGCTGGTTGAAAAGCTCGGGTTCAGAAGCCCACGACAGGCTTTCGAGGAGTATCAACTCAAGAAGGCTGCGTGA
- a CDS encoding lipoprotein translates to MMKLLARTIFVSLALLFASCGDRNHSSEVMVSGHVTKLQFNTAPSGAQGNVVAKAAFANVSGAVVEAFWVDDYGNKKEGSLGTAVCDSFGTYRMTLPAETRKAGVLVIGVMLDDPTSAMRAFVTGPIVDIDLVSEYVFRDTIRPGHHLGQVPVSDLVAHTESVRFSIQEISFDQAETLSDALVAIYTLCNPPLLGNSELSVQAVADAITRYLELRPNSADTVEGIKCWWIDWGMFQGSDVTTQIALELLEQQGVVEQLAIGNRIFWRKKRA, encoded by the coding sequence ATGATGAAGCTGCTTGCCCGCACTATTTTCGTGAGCTTAGCACTACTATTCGCCAGTTGCGGAGACAGGAACCATTCTTCCGAGGTCATGGTTTCTGGACACGTGACCAAACTCCAATTCAACACGGCCCCTTCGGGGGCACAGGGCAACGTGGTTGCCAAGGCAGCGTTCGCCAACGTTAGCGGGGCAGTCGTAGAGGCATTTTGGGTAGACGACTATGGGAACAAGAAAGAAGGTTCTCTCGGGACAGCGGTGTGCGATTCTTTCGGAACCTATCGGATGACTCTGCCAGCGGAGACCAGGAAGGCCGGCGTACTCGTTATCGGAGTCATGCTGGATGACCCGACTAGTGCTATGCGTGCCTTCGTCACAGGTCCAATTGTTGACATCGATCTAGTATCCGAGTACGTGTTCCGAGACACGATACGACCTGGACATCATCTTGGACAGGTGCCTGTCTCTGACCTTGTTGCTCACACCGAGTCTGTCCGATTCTCCATCCAAGAGATCAGCTTTGATCAAGCCGAGACCCTGTCGGATGCCCTTGTGGCAATCTACACACTCTGCAATCCGCCGCTTTTGGGCAATAGCGAGCTATCGGTCCAAGCTGTGGCTGACGCGATTACGCGCTACCTCGAGCTTCGCCCCAATTCAGCAGACACCGTGGAGGGGATCAAATGCTGGTGGATAGATTGGGGGATGTTCCAAGGATCGGACGTAACAACTCAGATAGCCTTGGAGCTTCTTGAGCAGCAGGGCGTGGTAGAGCAACTGGCAATCGGGAACCGAATCTTTTGGCGGAAGAAACGGGCATGA
- a CDS encoding REP-associated tyrosine transposase translates to MPRIARGHSDGLIYHVLNRGNGRQNVFHKDGDFKAFVELMATAQETYGVGILAYCLMTNHFHLLLQPSRADDLSKWMQWLMTSHVRRYHRHYGTSGHVWQGRYKSFIVQDDDHLLTVVRYIEANPVRATMTASAKDWQWSSHPERVAGTNRRILAALPNTLPANWTQYVDTAMTSSEIERLRRSVNRQAPYGNDLWADMICKELGLESTRRERGRPKIDRKK, encoded by the coding sequence ATGCCACGGATAGCAAGAGGACATAGTGACGGTCTGATTTACCACGTCCTTAACCGTGGTAACGGCAGACAGAACGTCTTTCATAAAGACGGCGATTTCAAGGCCTTCGTTGAACTAATGGCGACAGCACAAGAGACGTATGGTGTTGGCATTCTTGCTTATTGCCTGATGACCAATCATTTTCACCTTCTCCTCCAACCGTCAAGGGCAGACGATTTGAGCAAATGGATGCAATGGCTCATGACGAGCCACGTCCGCCGCTACCATCGTCATTACGGCACGAGTGGTCACGTCTGGCAAGGTCGGTACAAGAGTTTCATAGTTCAGGATGATGATCACTTGCTGACCGTAGTCCGCTATATCGAGGCCAATCCTGTTAGAGCGACAATGACCGCCAGCGCCAAGGACTGGCAGTGGTCTTCACACCCAGAACGGGTAGCAGGAACTAATCGAAGAATACTTGCCGCCCTGCCCAACACATTACCAGCAAATTGGACACAGTATGTTGATACCGCAATGACCAGCAGCGAAATTGAAAGACTCCGCCGGAGCGTCAACAGACAAGCACCATACGGAAACGATCTGTGGGCAGATATGATATGTAAGGAGTTGGGATTAGAGTCAACAAGACGGGAAAGAGGCAGACCAAAAATTGATCGAAAAAAGTAG
- the htpG gene encoding molecular chaperone HtpG: protein MSKTVKKFETEVQQLLDLVIHSLYSNKDIFLRELISNASDAIDKVLFESHQNAAVIEGEPEGKIKLIPDKDAGTLTIRDNGVGMTLEEVEKNIGTIAHSGTKAFLANLKEQNVADHPELIGQFGVGFYASFMVADRVTLVTRRAGHDKAAGVRWESTGDGTYTVEECAKETRGTEITLHLKEEMKEYLDEWKIRSIVRKYSDYVQYPIVMDVTRTEVPKGVNGEEIEGAGTIEKTEEETLNSMKAIWTRSKSEVTEEEYEEFYKHVSHDFEKPLKTIHYSAEGTSEFKALLYLPAHKPFDLFMPERKKGVQLYVRRVFITDSCEQLLPDYLRFVKGVVDSSDLPLNVSREILQEDVQIKRIQKSLVSKILSTLSEMREKEADSYLDFYKEFGPVLKEGVHFDYANRDKLQDLLLFESTATDAGSFVSLKEYVERMPEGQEEIYFITGTSRAALEQSPHLEIFRKKGYEVLFLTDPVDEWVVQGLPEYGGKKLKAVDRGDVIPATEEEKKEQEAKREEAAKQYGDLLSFVKEKLAERVKEVRLSNRLTDSACCLVADEHGLNANMERILRAMNQTVPESKRILELNPDHPIMQVMATLFGKDKTNPRLADYCDLLYDQALLTEGSPIADPLRFTRLVAELMVADGKAAAGE, encoded by the coding sequence ATGAGCAAGACCGTCAAGAAATTCGAAACCGAAGTCCAGCAGCTCCTGGACCTCGTGATCCACTCCCTCTACTCCAACAAGGACATCTTCCTGCGGGAGCTCATCTCCAACGCCTCCGACGCCATCGACAAAGTCCTCTTCGAGTCCCACCAGAACGCGGCGGTCATCGAGGGCGAGCCCGAAGGGAAGATCAAGCTGATCCCCGACAAGGATGCCGGCACCCTTACCATCCGCGACAACGGGGTCGGCATGACCCTGGAGGAAGTGGAGAAGAACATCGGCACCATCGCCCATTCGGGCACCAAGGCATTCCTGGCCAACCTGAAGGAGCAGAACGTGGCCGACCACCCGGAGCTGATCGGCCAGTTCGGGGTCGGCTTCTACGCCTCGTTCATGGTGGCCGACCGGGTCACCCTCGTCACCCGCCGGGCCGGCCACGACAAGGCGGCCGGGGTCCGCTGGGAGTCCACCGGCGACGGCACCTACACCGTGGAGGAATGCGCCAAAGAGACCCGCGGCACCGAGATCACCCTCCACCTGAAAGAAGAGATGAAGGAATACCTGGACGAGTGGAAGATCCGCTCCATCGTCCGCAAGTACTCCGACTACGTCCAGTACCCCATCGTCATGGACGTGACCCGCACCGAAGTGCCCAAGGGGGTGAACGGCGAAGAGATCGAAGGGGCCGGCACCATCGAGAAGACCGAAGAGGAAACCCTCAACTCCATGAAGGCCATCTGGACCCGCTCCAAAAGCGAGGTGACCGAGGAGGAGTACGAGGAGTTCTACAAGCACGTCTCCCACGACTTTGAAAAGCCGCTGAAGACCATCCACTACTCGGCCGAGGGGACCAGCGAGTTCAAGGCCCTCCTCTACCTGCCGGCCCACAAGCCCTTCGACCTCTTCATGCCCGAGCGCAAGAAAGGGGTCCAGCTCTACGTGCGCCGGGTCTTCATCACCGACTCCTGCGAACAGCTCCTCCCCGACTACCTCCGCTTCGTCAAGGGAGTGGTGGACTCCAGCGACCTGCCCCTCAACGTCTCCCGCGAGATCCTGCAGGAGGACGTGCAGATCAAGCGCATCCAGAAGAGCCTCGTCTCCAAGATCCTCTCAACCCTCTCCGAGATGAGGGAAAAAGAGGCCGACAGCTACCTGGACTTCTACAAGGAGTTCGGCCCGGTCCTCAAGGAAGGGGTCCACTTCGACTACGCCAACCGGGACAAGCTCCAGGACCTTCTCCTGTTCGAGAGCACCGCCACCGACGCGGGTTCGTTCGTCTCCCTCAAGGAATACGTGGAGCGGATGCCCGAGGGGCAGGAAGAGATCTACTTCATCACCGGCACCAGCCGGGCGGCCCTGGAGCAGTCGCCGCACCTGGAGATCTTCCGCAAGAAGGGGTACGAAGTCCTGTTCCTGACCGATCCGGTGGACGAGTGGGTGGTGCAGGGGCTGCCGGAATACGGCGGCAAAAAGCTCAAGGCCGTTGACCGGGGCGACGTGATCCCCGCCACCGAAGAAGAGAAAAAAGAGCAGGAAGCCAAGCGGGAAGAGGCGGCCAAGCAGTACGGCGACCTCCTCTCCTTCGTAAAGGAGAAGCTGGCCGAGCGGGTGAAAGAAGTGCGGCTCTCCAACCGCCTCACCGACAGCGCCTGCTGCCTGGTGGCCGACGAGCACGGCCTCAACGCCAACATGGAGCGGATTCTCCGGGCCATGAACCAGACCGTGCCCGAGTCCAAGCGAATCCTGGAGCTGAACCCGGACCACCCCATCATGCAGGTCATGGCCACCCTCTTCGGCAAGGACAAGACCAACCCGCGCCTGGCCGACTACTGCGACCTCCTCTACGACCAGGCCCTGCTCACCGAGGGATCGCCCATCGCCGACCCGCTCCGGTTCACCCGCCTCGTTGCCGAGCTGATGGTGGCGGACGGCAAGGCCGCCGCGGGAGAATAG